Proteins encoded within one genomic window of Candidatus Syntrophocurvum alkaliphilum:
- the rseP gene encoding RIP metalloprotease RseP, with the protein MTVVITLIIIAVLILVHELGHFWAARRAGIQVHEFSLGFGFQLLSINKDGVEYSLRAIPLGGYVRMAGMDPDDNDNPNGFNQRRPLEKIGVAFAGPFMNFVLAALIFVISFTFIGIPKPLDTPIIGDVLEGQPAATAGLEAGDRVLTINGLEVNNWEDFVGVIQTSDEGDLLELTVQRNEEVVTLQISPVINEATNTPVIGVYSEHEFEKQGIVNSIKFGLEQTYDMTVAILGALGMLFTGGASTDDLAGPVGITMMIGDAAQGGIVYLLSFTALLSINLGILNLLPIPALDGSRIVFAVIEAIRGRPLPPEKEGFIHFIGFVLLMTLIIVVTYNDIIRWIRG; encoded by the coding sequence GTGACAGTTGTTATTACACTTATTATAATAGCTGTACTAATTCTTGTTCATGAACTAGGACATTTTTGGGCTGCACGTAGAGCAGGAATACAAGTACATGAATTTAGTCTAGGATTTGGATTTCAGTTATTATCAATTAATAAAGACGGTGTGGAATATTCTCTAAGGGCTATACCCTTAGGAGGATATGTCAGAATGGCTGGAATGGATCCTGATGACAATGATAATCCTAATGGATTTAACCAACGTAGACCACTAGAAAAAATAGGAGTAGCATTTGCAGGTCCATTTATGAATTTTGTGCTTGCTGCACTTATTTTTGTGATTAGTTTTACGTTTATTGGTATACCAAAACCTTTAGATACCCCTATAATTGGTGATGTATTAGAAGGGCAACCAGCTGCAACTGCAGGATTAGAAGCTGGTGATAGAGTGTTAACAATAAATGGTCTAGAGGTTAACAATTGGGAAGATTTTGTAGGAGTTATTCAAACTAGTGATGAAGGTGATTTACTAGAACTTACAGTACAAAGAAATGAAGAAGTTGTTACTCTACAAATAAGCCCTGTTATCAATGAAGCAACAAATACTCCTGTAATAGGAGTATATAGTGAACATGAATTTGAAAAACAAGGAATTGTTAATTCCATTAAATTTGGATTAGAACAAACCTATGACATGACAGTAGCCATATTAGGAGCACTAGGAATGTTATTTACCGGAGGCGCCTCAACTGATGATTTAGCTGGACCAGTAGGAATAACCATGATGATAGGTGATGCTGCGCAAGGAGGGATTGTATACCTGCTGAGTTTTACAGCATTACTAAGCATAAATTTAGGAATACTGAATCTATTGCCAATTCCAGCTTTAGACGGAAGTAGAATTGTATTTGCAGTAATAGAAGCTATCAGAGGTAGACCACTACCTCCAGAAAAAGAAGGATTTATACACTTTATAGGCTTTGTATTACTTATGACATTAATTATTGTGGTAACCTATAACGACATAATCAGATGGATTAGAGGATGA
- the ispG gene encoding flavodoxin-dependent (E)-4-hydroxy-3-methylbut-2-enyl-diphosphate synthase, translated as MAKHSKIIKIGDKLVGGNNPIVVQSMTNTDTRDVSSTVEQIKQLEKAGCELVRVAVVDNEAAISISKIKKQIKIPLIADIHFNYKLALKSIDSGVDALRINPGNIGSNEKIKTVVKACQERKIPIRIGVNAGSLDKRLLEKYNGVTKEAMVESAMQNIKILEDMNFNDIKVSLKASSVKLTIDAYQEIAKMIDYPLHIGVTEAGTTERALIKSSFGLGMLLYKGIGDTLRVSLTDNPVNEVWAAYEILRMLNLRNKGIELISCPGCGRCEIDLVKTAEQVDKKIRDINKTLKVAVMGCVVNGPGEAREADLGIAGGRGFGLLFKNGEIIRKVNNENLVDELLQEIKLYNY; from the coding sequence ATGGCTAAACATTCAAAGATTATAAAAATTGGTGATAAATTAGTTGGTGGAAATAACCCAATAGTGGTTCAATCTATGACTAATACCGATACTAGAGATGTAAGTTCTACAGTAGAGCAAATAAAACAGCTAGAAAAGGCAGGTTGCGAATTAGTAAGAGTTGCGGTAGTAGATAATGAAGCTGCTATTAGTATTAGTAAAATAAAAAAGCAAATAAAAATACCCTTAATTGCAGATATACATTTTAATTATAAATTAGCATTAAAAAGTATAGATTCTGGTGTAGATGCTCTAAGAATAAATCCAGGTAATATTGGTAGCAATGAAAAAATAAAAACAGTTGTAAAAGCATGTCAAGAACGAAAAATACCTATAAGAATTGGTGTGAATGCAGGTTCCCTAGATAAGCGTCTTTTAGAAAAGTATAATGGTGTAACCAAAGAAGCTATGGTTGAAAGTGCAATGCAAAACATAAAAATCTTAGAAGATATGAACTTTAATGATATAAAGGTTTCATTAAAAGCTTCATCTGTCAAATTAACTATTGATGCTTATCAAGAAATAGCCAAAATGATAGACTATCCTTTACATATTGGAGTAACCGAGGCAGGAACAACAGAAAGAGCATTAATTAAATCTTCCTTTGGACTAGGGATGTTACTTTATAAAGGTATAGGAGATACATTAAGAGTATCTTTAACAGATAATCCAGTAAACGAAGTATGGGCGGCATATGAGATACTTAGGATGCTTAATTTAAGAAACAAAGGCATTGAGCTTATATCATGTCCAGGCTGTGGGCGTTGTGAAATAGATTTAGTAAAAACGGCAGAACAAGTTGATAAAAAAATTAGAGATATAAATAAGACCTTAAAGGTAGCAGTTATGGGTTGTGTAGTAAATGGTCCTGGAGAAGCAAGAGAAGCTGATTTGGGTATTGCTGGAGGAAGAGGTTTTGGTTTACTATTTAAGAATGGAGAAATTATACGCAAAGTAAATAATGAAAACCTAGTGGACGAGCTATTACAAGAAATAAAACTGTATAATTATTAA
- a CDS encoding proline--tRNA ligase, with product MKASELFYPTLREVPNEAEIISHQLLLRAGFIRKASAGIYSYLPLANRVLKKIMDIVREEMDNAGAQEIIMPIVQPKELWEKSGRWSVYGDEMFRLKDRHERDFALGPTHEEIVTAIVDADVHSYRDMPVMLYQIQNKYRDEIRPRFGLMRGREFIMKDCYSFDNDYDALDISYKKMYEAYKNIYERMNLKFRVVEADSGAIGGSENHEFMVLADNGESVIVYCDECNYAANIEKAECKYSEDNIIKEEFLDITKVSTPEQKSINEVSNYLNIPTNKLLKTMLYVADGELIAIVLRGDRELNEIKLKNSINCNHLDIADENRVKEEMGFSFGYVGPVGLDIKVYADIEVSMVQNLVCGANEDGFHLINVNMGRDFTPEHIIDIRNAVEGDKCPECSNLLQATRGIEVGHIFKLGTKYSESMNATFLDQNGTNNHMIMGCYGIGVSRSMAAAIEQNYDENGIIWPLPIAPYHVIIVPVNVKKDDQLDVAMSLYEQLKEKGIEVIIDDRDERAGVKFKDADLIGIPMRVTIGPKSLKENKVEFKKRWEKESELIDIYEIVNKITNIIDK from the coding sequence TTGAAAGCTTCTGAACTATTTTATCCTACATTACGAGAAGTGCCTAATGAGGCGGAAATTATTAGCCACCAACTACTATTAAGAGCTGGTTTTATTAGAAAAGCAAGTGCTGGTATATATTCATATTTACCACTAGCTAATAGAGTGTTAAAAAAAATAATGGATATAGTGCGTGAAGAGATGGATAATGCTGGTGCACAAGAGATTATAATGCCTATAGTTCAGCCCAAAGAACTATGGGAAAAATCAGGACGTTGGTCTGTTTATGGAGATGAGATGTTTAGGTTAAAAGACAGACATGAACGTGATTTTGCGCTTGGTCCGACTCACGAAGAAATTGTAACAGCTATTGTTGATGCAGATGTACATTCCTATCGTGATATGCCTGTTATGCTTTATCAAATTCAGAACAAATATAGAGACGAAATAAGACCTAGATTTGGGCTAATGCGTGGTAGAGAGTTTATAATGAAGGACTGCTATTCCTTTGATAATGATTATGATGCTTTAGATATTTCTTATAAAAAAATGTATGAAGCTTATAAAAACATATATGAAAGAATGAATCTTAAGTTTCGTGTTGTTGAAGCTGATAGTGGTGCAATAGGTGGAAGTGAAAATCACGAATTTATGGTATTAGCAGATAATGGTGAATCAGTTATAGTATACTGTGATGAATGTAATTATGCAGCTAATATTGAAAAAGCTGAATGTAAATATAGTGAAGATAATATTATCAAAGAAGAATTCTTAGATATTACAAAAGTTTCTACACCAGAACAAAAATCAATTAATGAAGTATCTAATTATCTAAATATACCCACTAATAAACTTCTTAAGACAATGCTATATGTAGCAGATGGAGAATTAATAGCTATTGTCCTAAGGGGTGATAGAGAGCTTAATGAAATAAAGCTTAAAAATAGCATAAATTGCAATCACCTTGATATAGCAGATGAAAATAGAGTCAAAGAGGAAATGGGTTTTAGCTTTGGTTATGTAGGTCCAGTTGGGCTTGATATAAAGGTTTATGCTGATATTGAGGTAAGCATGGTGCAAAATTTAGTATGTGGAGCTAATGAGGATGGATTTCACCTTATTAATGTAAACATGGGAAGAGATTTTACACCAGAACATATTATAGATATACGTAATGCTGTTGAAGGTGATAAATGTCCGGAATGTTCAAATTTACTCCAAGCTACACGAGGTATAGAAGTAGGACATATTTTTAAGCTTGGTACAAAATATTCAGAATCTATGAATGCAACTTTTTTAGATCAAAATGGTACTAACAACCATATGATTATGGGATGTTATGGTATTGGAGTATCACGTTCCATGGCTGCAGCTATAGAACAAAACTATGATGAAAACGGAATTATCTGGCCTTTACCTATTGCTCCTTACCATGTAATAATAGTGCCAGTAAATGTTAAAAAAGATGACCAACTAGATGTTGCCATGTCACTTTATGAACAACTAAAAGAAAAGGGAATTGAAGTTATAATAGACGATAGAGATGAAAGAGCAGGTGTCAAATTTAAAGATGCAGATTTAATTGGGATACCTATGAGAGTAACAATTGGACCTAAATCATTAAAAGAAAACAAAGTAGAATTTAAAAAAAGATGGGAGAAAGAATCCGAGTTAATAGATATTTACGAAATAGTTAATAAAATAACTAATATAATCGATAAATAA
- a CDS encoding MgtC/SapB family protein, translated as METYEIIFRLTLACILGGLIGLERESLNRPAGLRTYTLVCVGSALAMVVSLDMYYQYYHTVNADPGRIAAQVVSGIGFLGAGTILREGATVRGLTTAAGLWVVACIGLAVGAGLYVPAIATTILILFILIYFIKFEEQFTGMREYKGIVLVVEDRPGQVGIIGSILGDLGILIKNIQLNRLETDHDLEIELLLDLPPNMEIGEVIEELSVLRGLKNIDRLN; from the coding sequence ATGGAAACTTATGAGATTATATTTAGATTGACTTTAGCCTGTATTTTAGGCGGTTTAATAGGCTTAGAAAGAGAAAGCTTAAATAGACCTGCAGGATTAAGAACCTATACATTAGTTTGTGTTGGTTCAGCGTTAGCTATGGTTGTATCTCTTGATATGTATTACCAATATTATCACACTGTAAATGCAGACCCCGGCCGAATTGCTGCTCAAGTAGTAAGTGGCATAGGCTTTTTAGGAGCAGGTACTATTCTTAGAGAAGGTGCAACTGTAAGGGGACTAACTACAGCTGCTGGGTTGTGGGTAGTAGCTTGTATTGGATTAGCAGTTGGAGCTGGCCTTTATGTTCCTGCAATTGCTACTACTATATTAATTCTTTTTATATTGATATATTTTATTAAGTTTGAAGAGCAGTTTACTGGGATGAGAGAGTATAAAGGAATAGTTTTAGTAGTAGAAGATAGACCTGGACAAGTCGGAATAATTGGATCGATATTAGGAGACTTAGGTATTCTTATCAAAAACATACAGTTAAATAGATTGGAAACAGACCATGATTTAGAAATAGAATTATTGCTAGACCTTCCACCTAATATGGAAATAGGTGAGGTTATTGAAGAGTTGTCTGTTTTACGCGGATTAAAAAACATAGATAGACTTAACTAA
- a CDS encoding PolC-type DNA polymerase III: MNKSFRAFLDNIKFDKAEIWEDSIVDKVLVDSQNKIWKIHLITPRLMSSTLINSTTKYISEKNSYLEVVELVQVPVDAKKSIKAILDSRKDELSSYLFSDNNSLVIDELEWTVSNNKVDILINNKKIYDEILEKNIASSVYQWFWNEYKYQVIVRVILNSSVDNVPTVPSVIKTKSKLNVIEEDKNKTTNENKKKSFRKNKKLEVEVIQDEITPVSELVEGLRSVAVKGEIWKKDINILKDNRLVVSYYLTDYNDTIVVKQFYDRAEDDLINKGDWIKVKGSIRYDTFLKEIVLYMDIFAREKKPIRMDNESNKRIELHAHTKMSLMDGLTPIDELINRAEEWGHSAIAITDHGCTQAFPDAYDAAKNSNLKVIYGVEGYLIEEDKKERPYHIILLVKNQTGLENLYKLISLSYVDHYHRFPKMPRGLIEKYREGLIIGSACDSGELYSAILNQANDEELINIASFYDYLEVQPISNIDFLLRKGTVNTTEDLQNIIKKIINLGDQLDKLVVATGDVHYLDPEDSILREIIQAGQGYDDAWQQAPLYFKTTKEMLDDFNFINIENAKKIVIENPRKVSEQIENVQPVPDGFYPPKIDTAEEEIINLTYGKAKEIYSDNIPDIIQKRIERELYAITTHGFSVLYLISHKLVKKSNDDGYLVGSRGSVGSSIVAYLTGITEVNPLPPHYICISCNYSEFILDGSVGCGSDLKDKICPQCNNELGKDGFDIPFETFLGFEGDKVPDIDLNFSGDYQSKAHQYVEELFGKENVFRAGTISTIADKTAYGFVKKHFEEKQKDIKNSEASRLTKGITGVRRTTGQHPGGLIVVPKNKNIYEFTPIQHPADKKESGIITTHFEYHAIDNQLVKLDILGHDDPTVIKELEDLTGVNASKISLSEQKTMKIFSGVEPLGVSAEDIDSKVGTYGIPEFGTKFVRQMLEQTKPTTFAELVKISGLSHGTDVWLNNAQDLVKNEVASLNEVICTRDDIMTYLIFKGMDKKLAFKIMENVRKGKGLKPDEIELMKKCDIPDWYINSCQKIKYMFPKAHAVAYVTMAYRIAYFKVYYPLEFYASFFSIRAEDFDSEVILAGYDAIKRKIKEIENLGYQASQKDKKLVTILELAMEMYARGLYFYPVNLYKSDAKKFIVKDKGLILPFSSLPNVGLAAADGICEAREQEKFISIEDFQVKTRLNKTAMDVLRKNNCFEDLPETTQISLFG; this comes from the coding sequence ATGAATAAAAGTTTTCGTGCTTTTTTAGATAATATAAAATTTGATAAAGCTGAAATATGGGAAGATTCTATTGTTGATAAAGTATTAGTAGATTCACAGAATAAGATATGGAAAATACATCTTATAACTCCCCGACTTATGTCTTCAACTTTAATTAATAGTACAACAAAATATATAAGTGAAAAAAATAGTTACTTAGAAGTAGTAGAACTAGTACAAGTACCCGTAGATGCAAAAAAAAGTATAAAAGCTATTTTAGACTCCCGCAAGGATGAATTATCATCCTACTTATTTTCTGATAACAATTCTCTTGTTATTGATGAATTAGAATGGACTGTATCTAATAACAAAGTTGACATATTAATAAATAATAAAAAAATATATGATGAAATTCTAGAAAAAAATATAGCTTCATCAGTTTATCAATGGTTTTGGAATGAATATAAATATCAAGTTATAGTTAGGGTAATATTAAACTCAAGTGTAGACAATGTACCTACAGTGCCAAGTGTTATAAAAACAAAATCTAAGTTAAATGTTATAGAAGAAGATAAAAACAAAACAACCAATGAAAACAAGAAAAAGTCTTTTAGAAAAAACAAAAAATTAGAAGTAGAAGTTATTCAGGATGAAATTACTCCTGTTTCGGAGTTAGTAGAAGGACTAAGGTCTGTCGCAGTAAAAGGTGAAATATGGAAAAAAGATATTAATATTTTAAAAGATAATAGACTAGTTGTATCATACTACCTTACTGATTACAACGATACTATTGTTGTAAAGCAGTTTTATGATCGAGCAGAAGATGACTTGATTAACAAAGGAGATTGGATAAAGGTAAAAGGTAGTATAAGGTATGATACTTTTTTAAAAGAAATCGTACTATATATGGATATATTTGCTCGTGAAAAAAAACCTATAAGAATGGATAATGAATCTAACAAAAGAATCGAATTACATGCTCATACTAAAATGAGTTTAATGGATGGATTAACACCGATAGATGAGCTTATAAATAGGGCTGAAGAATGGGGACATAGTGCTATAGCAATAACTGATCATGGTTGTACTCAAGCATTTCCGGATGCATATGATGCAGCCAAAAACAGTAATTTAAAAGTAATTTATGGTGTTGAGGGATACTTAATAGAAGAAGATAAGAAAGAAAGACCCTATCATATTATATTGTTAGTTAAAAACCAAACTGGTTTAGAAAACTTATATAAACTTATAAGCCTATCATATGTAGATCATTATCACCGGTTTCCTAAAATGCCAAGAGGTTTAATAGAAAAATACAGAGAAGGCCTGATTATAGGATCAGCTTGTGATTCAGGAGAATTGTATTCTGCTATATTAAATCAGGCTAATGATGAAGAATTAATAAACATTGCTTCTTTTTATGATTATTTAGAAGTTCAACCTATATCAAATATTGATTTTCTCCTTAGAAAAGGTACAGTTAATACAACAGAAGACCTACAAAATATAATTAAAAAGATAATTAATTTAGGTGATCAGCTTGATAAATTAGTGGTTGCTACTGGAGATGTGCATTACCTTGATCCTGAAGATAGTATATTAAGGGAAATCATACAAGCAGGTCAAGGGTATGATGATGCATGGCAACAAGCTCCATTATACTTTAAAACAACTAAAGAAATGTTAGATGATTTTAATTTCATAAATATAGAAAATGCTAAAAAAATAGTGATAGAGAATCCAAGAAAAGTATCTGAACAAATAGAAAATGTACAACCTGTACCTGACGGATTTTATCCACCTAAAATAGATACCGCAGAAGAAGAAATAATAAATCTTACATATGGGAAAGCCAAAGAAATTTATTCTGATAATATTCCTGATATAATTCAAAAAAGAATTGAAAGAGAACTATATGCGATTACAACCCATGGTTTCAGTGTATTATATCTTATATCTCATAAGCTAGTTAAAAAATCTAATGATGATGGATATTTAGTAGGTTCTAGAGGTTCAGTTGGTTCCTCTATAGTTGCTTATTTAACTGGAATTACTGAAGTTAATCCATTACCACCACATTATATATGTATTTCTTGTAATTATAGTGAATTTATATTAGATGGTTCAGTAGGTTGTGGTTCTGATCTTAAAGATAAAATTTGTCCACAATGTAATAATGAACTTGGAAAAGATGGATTTGATATACCATTCGAAACTTTCTTAGGATTTGAAGGGGATAAGGTTCCTGATATAGATTTAAACTTTTCAGGAGATTACCAAAGTAAAGCCCATCAATATGTAGAAGAGCTTTTTGGAAAAGAAAATGTATTTAGAGCAGGCACAATATCAACTATAGCTGATAAAACAGCCTATGGTTTTGTTAAAAAGCATTTTGAAGAAAAGCAAAAAGATATCAAAAACTCAGAAGCATCAAGACTTACAAAAGGTATAACTGGTGTAAGAAGAACTACAGGGCAGCACCCCGGTGGGCTTATAGTAGTTCCTAAAAATAAAAATATATATGAATTTACTCCTATTCAACATCCCGCTGATAAAAAGGAATCAGGTATTATTACAACCCATTTTGAATATCATGCTATAGATAATCAGTTAGTTAAATTAGACATACTAGGGCATGATGATCCTACAGTAATAAAAGAGTTAGAAGATTTAACAGGTGTTAATGCATCTAAAATTAGTCTTAGTGAGCAAAAAACTATGAAAATATTTTCAGGTGTAGAACCCTTAGGTGTTAGTGCTGAAGATATAGATTCAAAAGTAGGGACGTATGGAATACCAGAATTTGGCACGAAATTTGTTCGTCAAATGCTTGAACAAACCAAACCAACAACTTTTGCTGAATTAGTTAAAATAAGTGGATTATCTCATGGTACTGATGTTTGGCTTAATAACGCTCAAGATTTAGTGAAAAATGAAGTAGCTAGTTTAAACGAGGTTATATGTACTCGTGATGATATTATGACTTACTTAATATTTAAGGGAATGGACAAAAAACTAGCATTTAAAATAATGGAAAACGTGCGTAAGGGAAAAGGACTTAAACCTGATGAAATAGAATTGATGAAAAAATGTGATATACCAGATTGGTATATAAACTCTTGCCAAAAAATAAAATATATGTTTCCTAAAGCTCATGCAGTTGCATATGTAACCATGGCATATCGTATAGCCTATTTTAAGGTATATTATCCATTAGAGTTTTATGCAAGCTTTTTTAGTATTAGAGCTGAGGATTTTGATTCAGAAGTTATTTTAGCAGGCTATGATGCAATAAAAAGAAAGATAAAGGAGATTGAAAATTTAGGATATCAAGCTTCACAGAAAGACAAAAAACTCGTTACTATACTAGAGTTAGCAATGGAAATGTATGCTAGGGGATTATATTTTTATCCAGTTAATTTATATAAATCAGATGCGAAAAAGTTTATTGTTAAAGACAAAGGTCTTATACTGCCATTTTCCTCTTTACCCAATGTTGGTTTAGCTGCTGCTGATGGTATATGTGAAGCAAGAGAGCAGGAAAAGTTTATATCTATAGAAGACTTTCAAGTTAAAACACGTTTAAATAAAACTGCAATGGATGTTCTAAGAAAAAACAATTGTTTTGAAGACTTACCCGAAACTACTCAGATAAGTTTATTTGGATAA
- the rimP gene encoding ribosome maturation factor RimP — MAEDIKKLINKLIEHELKEAGIELVDIEVNKEDKAKMLRIFIDTPNGVTLDLCTDASKTIKAILDDHEDKVDYDYLEVSSPGINRVLKTEKDFKKFIGSRIKLKTYQPLDGRKNFTGILKSYTNENIEIEFDSNVVLIPRESIAQVKLHPQL; from the coding sequence TTGGCTGAGGATATAAAAAAATTAATAAATAAATTAATTGAGCATGAACTAAAAGAAGCTGGCATTGAACTAGTTGATATTGAAGTAAATAAAGAAGATAAAGCAAAAATGCTAAGAATATTTATTGATACACCAAACGGAGTAACTTTGGATTTGTGCACTGATGCCTCAAAAACAATAAAAGCTATATTAGATGACCATGAAGATAAAGTAGATTATGATTACTTAGAAGTATCATCTCCAGGAATAAATCGTGTTCTTAAAACAGAAAAAGATTTTAAAAAATTTATAGGTAGTAGAATAAAACTAAAAACCTATCAACCCCTTGATGGAAGAAAAAACTTTACTGGCATACTGAAAAGTTATACCAACGAAAATATTGAAATTGAATTTGATTCAAATGTAGTATTAATACCTAGGGAATCAATTGCCCAGGTAAAATTACATCCACAATTATAA
- the nusA gene encoding transcription termination factor NusA has protein sequence MSNDLIQALGEIEKERGIPKTALIEAIKVALNTAYKKNFGTAQNVNVELNEITGAVQVFAEKRVVEDVKDARYELSLEDALEQNPNISLEDIVTVEVTPANFGRIAAQTAKQVVIQKLREAERSIIFEEFAEREGEIVTGTVQRIESRIIHINLGRTEAIMMPNDQIPSETYNIGNRIKGYIYEVKNTAKGPNILISRTHPYFLRRLFELEVPEIYEGLVEIKSVSREAGSRSKIAVNSVEDNIDSVGSCVGPKGIRVQNIVTELSGEKIDIIKYDRDPENYIANSLSPSKVLSVTVNEEEKTARVIVPDYQLSLAIGKEGQNARLAARLTGWKVDIKSESQFQEENDFDG, from the coding sequence ATGTCTAATGATTTAATCCAGGCATTGGGTGAAATAGAAAAAGAGCGGGGGATTCCTAAAACAGCTTTAATTGAAGCAATAAAAGTAGCTCTTAACACAGCATATAAAAAGAATTTTGGTACTGCTCAAAATGTTAATGTTGAATTAAATGAAATTACAGGAGCAGTTCAAGTTTTTGCTGAAAAACGTGTAGTTGAAGATGTAAAGGATGCTCGGTATGAATTATCACTCGAAGATGCTTTAGAACAAAATCCTAATATATCACTTGAGGATATTGTTACTGTTGAGGTTACTCCTGCAAACTTTGGAAGAATAGCTGCTCAAACTGCCAAACAAGTAGTTATTCAAAAATTAAGAGAAGCAGAACGAAGTATTATATTTGAAGAGTTTGCTGAAAGAGAAGGTGAAATAGTAACTGGTACAGTACAAAGAATAGAGTCAAGAATAATACATATTAATTTAGGGCGAACTGAAGCAATTATGATGCCTAATGACCAAATACCTTCAGAGACATATAATATTGGAAACAGAATTAAAGGTTATATTTATGAAGTGAAGAATACTGCTAAAGGGCCTAATATTCTAATATCACGTACTCATCCATATTTTTTACGGCGTTTATTTGAGCTTGAGGTACCTGAAATATATGAAGGTTTAGTTGAAATAAAATCCGTTTCGCGTGAAGCAGGGTCTAGATCAAAAATAGCAGTTAACTCAGTTGAAGATAATATTGATTCAGTAGGTTCCTGTGTAGGACCAAAAGGTATAAGAGTACAAAATATAGTTACTGAATTATCTGGTGAAAAAATTGATATTATAAAATATGATAGAGATCCAGAAAATTATATAGCTAATTCTCTTAGCCCTTCTAAAGTTTTATCGGTTACTGTAAATGAAGAGGAAAAAACAGCAAGAGTTATAGTTCCTGATTATCAGTTATCTTTAGCTATTGGCAAGGAAGGGCAAAATGCTCGCCTAGCAGCAAGGCTTACTGGATGGAAAGTGGATATTAAGAGTGAAAGTCAATTCCAAGAGGAGAATGATTTTGATGGTTAA
- the rnpM gene encoding RNase P modulator RnpM: MVKKRKIPQRMCVGCKDMKIKKELKRIVRTPEGLIAFDPTGKRSGRGAYICPNEECLNQAIKGKRLQKALEVQIPNEVFEQLKNDIAK, from the coding sequence ATGGTTAAAAAACGCAAAATACCTCAAAGGATGTGCGTTGGGTGTAAAGATATGAAAATAAAAAAAGAATTAAAACGTATCGTACGAACTCCTGAAGGTTTAATTGCGTTTGATCCTACAGGTAAAAGGTCAGGACGTGGTGCATACATTTGTCCAAACGAAGAATGTTTAAATCAAGCTATAAAAGGTAAGCGTTTACAAAAAGCTCTAGAAGTGCAAATCCCAAATGAGGTTTTTGAACAACTAAAAAATGATATAGCCAAATAA
- a CDS encoding L7Ae/L30e/S12e/Gadd45 family ribosomal protein codes for MKKIYSLIGFATKAGKVSSGAMAAKTSLVRRKARLLIVTHDMSERARESLVVACSKNKVPWVIFGNKYELGTSVGKAYRVAITINDKKIADAILDALKTLGEEVNIMGVVEWPK; via the coding sequence TTGAAAAAAATTTACAGCTTAATAGGATTTGCTACCAAAGCAGGCAAGGTTTCTTCAGGTGCGATGGCGGCTAAAACCAGTTTGGTTAGACGTAAGGCAAGGTTACTTATCGTTACTCACGATATGTCTGAAAGAGCAAGAGAATCTTTAGTCGTAGCATGTTCAAAAAATAAAGTGCCTTGGGTAATTTTTGGGAATAAATATGAATTAGGTACTAGTGTAGGAAAAGCATATAGAGTAGCAATAACTATTAATGATAAAAAAATAGCGGATGCTATATTAGATGCGTTAAAGACACTAGGAGAAGAGGTAAATATCATGGGGGTGGTTGAATGGCCAAAATAA